The following coding sequences are from one Coffea eugenioides isolate CCC68of unplaced genomic scaffold, Ceug_1.0 ScVebR1_881;HRSCAF=1635, whole genome shotgun sequence window:
- the LOC113759042 gene encoding uncharacterized protein LOC113759042 translates to MGLDEAGVQRKLQLQELEEIRNEAYENATIYKEKSKIFHDQQVSRKTFVVGQKVLLYHSRLKLFPVEIQSLKTEKKFVVNGHRLKPYYEGFSVEEVEVKHLQDPPYHA, encoded by the exons ATGGGACTAGACGAAGCAGGGGTCCAAAGGAAATTGCAGCTACAAGAGTTAGAGGAGATAAGAAATGAAGCGTATGAGAATGCCACGATCTATAAAGAAAAGAGTAAAATCTTTCATGATCAGCAGGTTTCTAGGAAAACTTTTGTAGTGGGGCAAAAGGTCCTCTTGTATCACTCAAGGCTTAAACTTTTTCCCG tggagatccaAAGTTTAAAAACGGAGAAAAAGTTCGTGGTGAATGGCCATCGTCTCAAACCTTATTATGAGGGGTTCTCTGTTGAAGAAGTGGAAGTTAAACACCTCCAAGATCCACCTTATCATGCTTGA